The following proteins are encoded in a genomic region of Thermococcus pacificus:
- a CDS encoding universal stress protein — protein MRILVLIDGSKWSQKAALHAIAIAKRKRGKVILFSVLDRREAKAMAFNMGLISENLKDIQRFEETIWKDMKKGIRDIMSNLLEFCQEQGVNCSFRIVEGSARDKILEEANSGDYSLVVMGAYGRSGKTRIGSLLEEVVGLIEPPVMVVR, from the coding sequence ATGAGGATACTCGTACTCATAGACGGTTCGAAGTGGAGTCAGAAGGCGGCCCTCCACGCTATAGCCATAGCCAAGAGAAAGAGGGGGAAGGTTATCCTCTTCTCCGTGCTTGACAGGAGGGAAGCCAAGGCCATGGCCTTTAACATGGGACTCATCAGTGAGAACCTCAAGGATATCCAGAGGTTCGAGGAGACGATATGGAAGGACATGAAGAAGGGCATCAGGGACATCATGTCCAACCTCCTTGAGTTCTGCCAGGAGCAGGGCGTGAACTGCTCATTCAGAATAGTCGAGGGCTCTGCCAGGGACAAAATCCTCGAGGAAGCGAACTCCGGAGACTACTCCCTCGTAGTGATGGGTGCCTACGGGAGGAGCGGAAAAACGAGGATAGGCTCCTTGCTCGAGGAAGTGGTTGGCCTCATAGAGCCGCCTGTGATGGTGGTTCGCTAA
- a CDS encoding TldD/PmbA family protein — MEKLVRTAEELAGRYGIPYYEIRITRVTASHLSMGNGQLEELSLNTEVGIGVRAFNGAWGFSSANDIGRAEKAIETAMKIAKLSKGNSKIYTGDPIVDRAEMPVKKPFTDVEIEEKLALVKEASSLLTGEKIVSRSVYYGDGVKKQLYLNSLGSEIETVVPRIRFGFSVTAKENGEMQTYWKSFGGTTGWELVEGIDLPQWTEFVREKAISLLHAQAPPSGVFDVIMDPELTGVFIHEALGHAVEADSVKNGDSILAGRLGERIAVENLNVVDDPTLPGKFGSYIYDDEGIKAKRVELIKDGILVNYLNDRETSALLDLEPNGHGRAQGYAYQPLVRMGNTYVEPGDWSLDEMLGEVKNGLYMIGDKGGQVDTAGGTFTFGAKEGYIIENGEIKAQVRDVALSGKILEVLKNIRAIGKDTKIEFPGYCGKGQVVPVDDGGPHVLTRALVGGMR; from the coding sequence ATGGAGAAACTCGTGAGAACTGCCGAGGAGCTGGCGGGACGTTACGGTATACCATATTATGAAATAAGAATAACACGCGTTACTGCTTCACACCTCAGCATGGGGAACGGCCAGCTCGAGGAGCTCTCGCTCAACACCGAGGTCGGCATCGGCGTCAGGGCCTTCAACGGGGCGTGGGGCTTCTCCAGCGCCAACGACATTGGGCGAGCCGAGAAGGCCATCGAAACGGCGATGAAAATAGCAAAGCTCTCAAAGGGAAACTCCAAGATTTATACAGGAGACCCCATCGTGGACAGGGCGGAGATGCCGGTTAAGAAGCCATTCACCGACGTGGAGATCGAGGAGAAGCTGGCCCTCGTAAAGGAGGCAAGCTCGCTCTTAACTGGAGAAAAAATCGTCAGCAGATCCGTTTACTACGGAGACGGCGTTAAGAAACAGCTTTACCTCAACTCACTCGGGAGCGAGATAGAGACGGTAGTTCCGAGGATACGCTTTGGCTTTTCGGTCACGGCCAAGGAGAACGGCGAGATGCAGACCTACTGGAAGAGCTTCGGTGGGACGACCGGCTGGGAGCTTGTTGAGGGAATAGACTTACCACAGTGGACGGAGTTTGTGAGGGAGAAAGCCATTTCGCTCCTCCACGCCCAGGCTCCCCCTTCGGGGGTCTTTGACGTGATAATGGACCCTGAGCTTACCGGCGTCTTCATCCACGAGGCCCTCGGTCATGCGGTCGAGGCCGACTCCGTCAAGAACGGCGACAGCATCTTGGCCGGAAGGCTCGGGGAGAGGATAGCGGTTGAAAACTTAAACGTCGTGGACGACCCAACACTGCCCGGCAAGTTCGGCTCCTACATCTACGACGACGAGGGGATTAAGGCAAAGCGCGTAGAGCTGATAAAGGACGGAATTTTGGTAAACTACCTGAACGACCGCGAGACCAGCGCTTTACTTGACCTCGAACCGAACGGCCACGGGAGGGCCCAGGGCTACGCCTACCAGCCGCTCGTGAGGATGGGCAACACCTACGTCGAGCCCGGCGACTGGAGCCTTGATGAGATGCTTGGAGAGGTCAAGAACGGCCTCTACATGATAGGTGATAAGGGGGGCCAGGTCGACACCGCCGGCGGGACGTTCACATTCGGGGCGAAGGAGGGTTACATCATCGAGAACGGCGAGATAAAGGCCCAGGTGAGGGACGTCGCGCTCTCAGGCAAGATTCTGGAAGTGCTTAAGAACATCAGGGCAATCGGAAAAGACACTAAAATCGAGTTCCCCGGCTACTGCGGCAAGGGCCAGGTCGTGCCGGTCGACGACGGCGGGCCCCACGTCCTCACGAGGGCTTTGGTTGGGGGCATGCGTTAG
- a CDS encoding winged helix-turn-helix transcriptional regulator, translating into MERRSEIFDAIRAKPGITFRELARELGVGIGDLQYHLWKLEKEGRIFSRRAGRRRYIFPRGLEEDAQRLLIAISTDTRRRILLLLMEGPMGQKELAETLGLSQPTVSYHMSELVRLGIVKAERSGKNVVYTLSYDPETVVRLIREYRPSLWERLADGLIDLLTSVGDEK; encoded by the coding sequence ATGGAGAGGCGAAGTGAGATATTCGATGCCATCAGGGCGAAGCCGGGGATAACCTTCAGGGAGCTGGCTAGAGAGCTGGGAGTCGGCATAGGCGACCTCCAGTACCACCTGTGGAAGCTGGAGAAGGAGGGCAGGATATTTTCGAGGAGAGCGGGCAGGAGGCGCTACATCTTTCCCAGGGGGCTGGAGGAAGACGCCCAGAGGCTCCTCATAGCTATATCCACGGATACAAGGAGGAGAATCCTGTTGCTCCTGATGGAGGGCCCGATGGGTCAGAAAGAGCTCGCCGAGACCCTGGGCCTCAGCCAGCCCACGGTGAGCTACCACATGAGCGAGCTCGTGAGGCTGGGAATAGTGAAGGCTGAAAGGAGCGGAAAAAACGTGGTCTACACCCTCTCATACGACCCTGAAACCGTTGTCAGGCTGATAAGGGAGTACAGACCCAGCCTGTGGGAGAGGCTGGCGGACGGTCTCATAGACCTGCTCACGAGTGTGGGTGATGAGAAATGA
- a CDS encoding ferritin family protein, producing the protein MATIDVDIIQDVEVLLRNLNGYELLSYAICNEECGAESYEWLSGRVEGILVDEFKHLAKEKRKQAAQIRELFKRLYPNMDPLKFNAPPLDTLPVCGEMMGVEDVEKALAIALLSEAIGKDVYRKLQRMTGDEETAELFGRLAEIKEEAYKRLLEFYETMIER; encoded by the coding sequence ATGGCAACAATAGATGTTGATATTATTCAAGACGTTGAGGTCCTCCTGAGGAACCTCAACGGCTACGAGCTTCTCAGCTACGCCATATGCAACGAGGAGTGCGGGGCCGAGAGCTACGAGTGGCTGTCCGGCCGTGTCGAGGGCATACTCGTCGACGAGTTCAAGCACCTCGCGAAGGAGAAGAGGAAGCAGGCGGCTCAGATAAGGGAGCTCTTCAAGAGGCTGTACCCCAACATGGATCCCCTGAAGTTCAACGCTCCCCCGCTGGACACACTCCCTGTGTGCGGCGAGATGATGGGGGTGGAGGACGTCGAGAAGGCCCTCGCCATAGCCCTCCTGTCGGAGGCCATAGGCAAGGACGTTTACAGGAAGCTCCAGAGGATGACGGGTGACGAGGAGACCGCGGAACTGTTCGGAAGGCTGGCGGAGATAAAAGAGGAGGCCTACAAGCGGCTCCTCGAGTTCTACGAGACGATGATTGAGCGGTGA
- a CDS encoding ArsB/NhaD family transporter, which yields MEQNIMAAMAVTVFLFTYALIISERVHRTVAALFGAAVVLFIRIVPWEKLPEYLDLDTLFLLIGMMIIVNTAKESGLFEFIAIKTAKFAKGDPMRVLLMFSLVTALVSSVLDNVTTVLLLTPMLLYITKLMDVNPVPFLLSEVFASNIGGTATLIGDPPNIMIGSAAGLSFNDFLLNMGPIAAVDLLLSLGMIYLLYRGTMRVTGDKKDRILSAIEGLREDEAIRDYQLFKKSVTVIIGVVVLFFIHDRLGIEPAVVALFGASTLLLWSRMEPDEILEKVEWTAIFFFVGLFILVGSLVQTGVINDVARWVTGYISGTGEALFIITWFSAIASAIVDNIPLTAAMIPLIKAMGSSMNIYPLWWALSLGACLGGNGTAIGASANVVVIGIASREGVKITFMDFLKVGVIVMFTTVAVGMGLLWVRYIGV from the coding sequence ATGGAACAGAACATCATGGCGGCAATGGCGGTGACGGTATTCCTGTTCACCTACGCCCTCATAATCAGCGAGAGGGTTCACAGAACCGTCGCTGCCCTCTTCGGCGCGGCGGTAGTTCTCTTCATTCGGATAGTACCATGGGAGAAGCTTCCAGAGTACCTCGACCTCGACACACTCTTCCTGCTAATCGGAATGATGATAATAGTCAACACCGCAAAGGAGAGCGGCCTCTTCGAGTTCATAGCCATAAAAACGGCCAAGTTCGCAAAGGGGGACCCCATGAGGGTCCTCCTGATGTTCTCGCTGGTCACCGCGCTGGTGAGCTCCGTCCTGGATAACGTGACGACAGTCCTTCTCCTAACGCCAATGCTCCTCTACATAACCAAGCTCATGGACGTGAACCCCGTTCCTTTCCTCCTATCCGAAGTGTTCGCCTCTAACATCGGCGGAACGGCGACCCTCATTGGTGACCCGCCCAACATCATGATAGGCTCCGCCGCTGGGCTGAGCTTCAACGATTTCCTCCTCAACATGGGGCCCATAGCAGCGGTCGACCTCCTGCTTTCGTTGGGCATGATATACCTCCTCTACCGGGGAACGATGAGGGTTACCGGGGATAAGAAGGACAGGATACTCTCTGCGATCGAAGGATTGAGGGAAGATGAGGCAATAAGGGACTACCAGCTCTTCAAGAAGTCGGTAACTGTCATCATCGGCGTCGTGGTCCTCTTCTTCATTCACGACAGGCTTGGCATCGAGCCGGCGGTGGTGGCCCTCTTCGGGGCGTCGACGCTGCTCCTGTGGAGCAGGATGGAGCCGGATGAGATACTCGAAAAGGTCGAATGGACGGCGATATTCTTCTTCGTCGGCCTCTTCATCCTAGTGGGTTCCCTGGTCCAGACGGGGGTCATAAATGACGTGGCCCGGTGGGTAACAGGTTACATAAGCGGCACAGGAGAGGCCCTCTTCATAATAACATGGTTCTCCGCCATCGCCTCGGCCATCGTGGACAACATACCGCTCACCGCCGCCATGATACCCCTGATAAAGGCCATGGGGAGCTCCATGAACATCTACCCCCTCTGGTGGGCCCTCTCGCTTGGAGCATGCCTGGGGGGCAACGGCACGGCGATAGGTGCGAGTGCCAACGTCGTCGTAATTGGAATAGCCTCCCGCGAGGGGGTGAAAATAACCTTCATGGACTTCCTGAAGGTCGGCGTCATCGTGATGTTCACTACCGTGGCGGTTGGAATGGGACTCCTCTGGGTGAGGTATATAGGGGTGTGA
- a CDS encoding universal stress protein, translated as MGRSMDIFNKLIQRKFRGIAGERYEEIAKRYREFLLLPEEFVLPEVRSILMPIDRFSGEIPESLYETLSAYIEAKVTVVYISEKKTLKIIEETLGREEAERLRNAKMEFAEKLSGEIASRLEGLGLRVERRHFLGSKSDDIISLLKDEDFDLLVVSRSYGSEVTKTSPISPIVLRIVQHVEKPVIVW; from the coding sequence TTGGGGAGGAGTATGGACATCTTCAATAAACTCATCCAGAGGAAGTTCAGGGGCATTGCAGGCGAAAGGTACGAGGAAATAGCAAAACGCTACCGCGAGTTCCTCCTTCTTCCCGAGGAGTTCGTCCTCCCGGAGGTCCGCTCCATACTGATGCCTATAGACAGGTTCTCGGGGGAGATACCAGAGAGCCTCTATGAGACGCTCAGCGCCTATATAGAAGCGAAAGTAACCGTGGTTTACATCTCGGAGAAGAAGACCCTCAAGATAATAGAGGAGACCCTGGGAAGAGAGGAGGCCGAGAGGCTGAGGAATGCCAAGATGGAGTTCGCCGAAAAGCTTTCTGGGGAGATAGCCTCCAGGCTGGAGGGCCTTGGCCTCCGTGTGGAGCGCAGGCACTTCCTCGGGAGCAAGAGCGACGACATAATCTCACTCCTCAAAGACGAGGATTTTGACCTCCTCGTTGTGTCGAGGAGCTACGGGTCAGAGGTAACCAAAACATCCCCAATAAGCCCCATCGTCCTCAGAATAGTCCAGCACGTTGAAAAACCGGTGATAGTTTGGTGA